A window of Longispora fulva contains these coding sequences:
- a CDS encoding glycosyl hydrolase family 95 catalytic domain-containing protein codes for MGQHRISRRTVLGTAAAAATGAALTAGPASASPGRVVATSGTTAVQGVPLDNRMATDAQWADFLQGCDLVWKRLPTVWHEGPFLGDGRLGSMVYQEPGKNQIRFTVQHGEVQDHRPEFGSQYGVCRLPVGYLTLEPVGTISSVDWRLDLWNAELTGTVTTSAGTLTLRAYIHDEVLVAKVTASGGERVAWTFHPQAAISPAYPGKPKPDGYTDNPAPVSKSTGDARQVTQTLLGGGRTATAYRQASGTLLLTVAHSYPGTTAEATALNRVTAASADPAAHRDWWHAFHRKSFLSIPDQRMQAFHWIQLYKVASGSRAGGPVMATTGPWLEPTPWPAVWWNLNVQLEYWLIHGSNHLELDAVTSTLANNQQQLIDNVSSAYRSDSSGLGRSSDMFCNRSVGKPGDAGTPEVGDLTWALHNVWLSYRHTMDDTMLRNVLFPILRRAVNYYLRFLTTDSAGRMHLPQTFSPEYGTNAPDCNYDLALLRWGCQTLRESATRLGITDPLASKWQQVLDKLAAAPTDANGFMIGAGVPFAMSHRHYSHMLSVYPLYLVNWDRPGDRALIETSVNHWLGLTGAHRGYSYTGAASFCAMMGRGNAALGWLNKFFDPTVSYPVRANTMYTEAGPVIETPLSASQSLHDMLVASWGGVIRVFPAVPDAWADVTVHDFRTQGAFLVSAARVGGATRFVRARSLAGEPLRLRPGIASSSVLLQAEDAVLAGGVVEANHAGYTGSGFVNFDNVAGSAVQFTVTAPSGPTNLLFRYANGTAVDRPCALTVNGAPVTTLSFPGTGNWDTWTTRAATVTLAAGSNTVRLAATTANGGPNLDSLAVGTGGGLAVVLDDGSAAVWRDLGDGVIEIDLARDREVLVHAAGPTPACVVAPVPVSRPGAAWGLPA; via the coding sequence ATGGGTCAGCACAGGATCAGCCGTCGGACGGTGCTCGGGACGGCGGCCGCCGCCGCGACCGGGGCGGCGTTGACCGCCGGGCCGGCCTCAGCCTCCCCCGGCCGGGTGGTCGCCACGAGCGGGACCACCGCCGTGCAGGGGGTCCCGCTCGACAACCGGATGGCCACCGACGCCCAGTGGGCCGACTTCCTCCAGGGCTGCGACCTGGTGTGGAAGCGGCTGCCGACCGTGTGGCACGAGGGCCCGTTCCTCGGCGACGGCCGGCTCGGCAGCATGGTCTACCAGGAGCCCGGCAAGAACCAGATCCGGTTCACGGTGCAACACGGCGAGGTGCAGGACCACCGGCCGGAGTTCGGCAGCCAGTACGGGGTGTGCCGGCTGCCCGTCGGCTACCTCACCCTGGAGCCGGTCGGCACGATCAGCTCCGTCGACTGGCGGCTGGACCTGTGGAACGCCGAGCTGACCGGCACGGTCACCACCTCGGCCGGCACGCTGACGCTACGGGCGTACATCCACGACGAGGTGCTGGTCGCGAAGGTGACCGCCAGCGGCGGGGAGCGGGTGGCGTGGACGTTCCACCCGCAGGCCGCGATCTCGCCCGCGTACCCGGGGAAGCCCAAGCCGGACGGCTACACCGACAACCCCGCGCCGGTCAGCAAGAGCACCGGGGACGCCCGGCAGGTCACCCAGACGCTGCTCGGCGGCGGGCGGACCGCGACCGCCTACCGGCAGGCCTCCGGCACCCTCCTGCTGACGGTCGCGCACAGCTACCCCGGGACGACCGCCGAGGCCACGGCGTTGAACAGGGTCACGGCCGCCAGCGCCGACCCGGCCGCGCACCGCGACTGGTGGCACGCCTTCCACCGGAAGAGTTTCCTGTCCATCCCGGACCAGCGGATGCAGGCGTTCCACTGGATCCAGCTCTACAAGGTGGCCTCGGGGTCGCGGGCCGGCGGGCCGGTCATGGCGACGACCGGGCCGTGGCTGGAGCCGACCCCGTGGCCGGCGGTGTGGTGGAACCTGAACGTCCAGCTGGAGTACTGGCTGATCCACGGCTCCAACCACCTCGAACTCGACGCGGTCACCAGCACCCTGGCGAACAACCAGCAGCAGCTGATCGACAACGTGTCCAGCGCCTACCGGTCGGACTCCTCGGGGCTCGGCCGCAGCTCGGACATGTTCTGCAACCGCAGCGTCGGGAAGCCGGGGGACGCGGGTACCCCCGAGGTGGGCGATCTGACCTGGGCCCTGCACAACGTGTGGCTGTCCTACCGGCACACGATGGACGACACGATGCTGCGCAATGTGCTGTTCCCGATCCTGCGCCGGGCCGTCAACTACTACCTGCGCTTCCTCACGACCGACTCGGCGGGCCGGATGCACCTGCCGCAGACGTTCTCCCCGGAGTACGGCACCAACGCGCCCGACTGCAACTACGACCTCGCCCTGCTCCGCTGGGGCTGCCAGACCCTGCGCGAGTCGGCCACCCGGCTGGGCATCACCGACCCGCTCGCCTCGAAGTGGCAACAGGTGCTCGACAAGCTGGCCGCCGCGCCGACCGACGCGAACGGCTTCATGATCGGGGCCGGGGTGCCGTTCGCGATGTCGCACCGGCACTACTCGCACATGCTGTCGGTGTACCCGCTGTACCTGGTGAACTGGGACCGGCCCGGCGACCGGGCCCTGATCGAGACGTCGGTGAACCACTGGCTGGGCCTGACCGGCGCGCACCGGGGCTACTCCTACACCGGGGCCGCGTCGTTCTGCGCCATGATGGGCCGGGGCAACGCCGCGCTGGGCTGGCTGAACAAGTTCTTCGACCCGACGGTGTCCTACCCGGTGCGGGCCAACACGATGTACACCGAGGCCGGGCCGGTGATCGAGACCCCGCTGTCGGCGTCGCAGTCCCTGCACGACATGCTCGTCGCGAGCTGGGGCGGCGTGATCCGGGTGTTCCCGGCGGTGCCCGACGCGTGGGCCGACGTGACCGTGCACGACTTCCGCACCCAGGGCGCGTTCCTGGTCAGCGCCGCGCGGGTCGGCGGGGCGACCCGGTTCGTCCGGGCGCGCAGCCTGGCCGGGGAGCCGTTGCGGCTGCGGCCCGGGATCGCCTCCTCGTCGGTACTTCTCCAGGCCGAGGACGCCGTGCTCGCCGGCGGCGTCGTGGAGGCCAACCACGCCGGCTACACCGGCAGCGGGTTCGTCAACTTCGACAACGTGGCGGGCTCGGCGGTGCAGTTCACGGTGACCGCGCCTTCAGGACCCACAAACCTCCTTTTCCGGTACGCCAACGGCACAGCCGTCGACCGCCCCTGCGCCCTCACCGTCAACGGCGCTCCCGTGACGACGCTGTCGTTCCCCGGCACCGGAAACTGGGACACGTGGACGACCCGGGCCGCCACGGTGACCCTGGCGGCGGGGTCGAACACGGTCCGGCTCGCGGCCACCACCGCGAACGGCGGCCCGAACCTCGACAGCCTCGCGGTCGGCACCGGAGGCGGGTTGGCCGTGGTGCTCGACGACGGGTCGGCAGCGGTATGGCGCGACCTCGGTGACGGGGTGATCGAGATCGACCTGGCCCGGGACCGGGAGGTGCTGGTGCACGCGGCCGGGCCGACACCGGCGTGCGTGGTCGCGCCGGTGCCGGTGAGTCGGCCGGGGGCGGCATGGGGGCTGCCGGCCTGA
- the pqqA gene encoding pyrroloquinoline quinone precursor peptide PqqA — protein sequence MDTRRSRRPWKRPTAVQVSLGAEVTSYSGADPYNPR from the coding sequence ATGGACACTCGTAGGTCACGCAGGCCCTGGAAGCGGCCGACGGCCGTGCAGGTCTCCCTCGGCGCGGAGGTCACGTCGTACAGCGGCGCCGACCCGTACAACCCGCGCTGA
- the pqqB gene encoding pyrroloquinoline quinone biosynthesis protein PqqB encodes MWARILGSAAGGGFPQWNCSCRNCDGARTGRLPVRARTQAALAVSGDRRGWFLVNATPDIGAHLARLAEPAAAAGGGSAGGEARGSTAGGEIRRSPVRAVLLTDAELDHTAGLLSLREGDGLTVYATAAVFRAAAPLLAILGAYQPVLRRVLEPGVDTPLDGYLSVRALPTGSTKLPRYAAHLPADPAGVVGYVFTGRGGAVLVYLPCVPELTPDLVTELEAADCALVDGTCWTDDEMALVGRPEKTSRSMGHAPVTGPGGTLPVLAGLATPRRIYTHLNNTNPLLVEDSAARRAVEAAGVEVAHDGMEFAL; translated from the coding sequence ATGTGGGCGCGGATTCTCGGATCCGCCGCCGGCGGCGGGTTCCCGCAGTGGAACTGCTCGTGCCGCAACTGCGACGGCGCCCGGACCGGCCGCCTGCCGGTCCGGGCCCGGACCCAGGCGGCGTTGGCCGTCAGCGGGGACCGGCGGGGCTGGTTTCTGGTCAACGCGACCCCGGACATCGGCGCGCACCTGGCCCGGCTCGCGGAGCCCGCTGCTGCGGCCGGGGGTGGCTCGGCCGGAGGTGAGGCCCGGGGCAGCACCGCCGGAGGGGAGATCCGGCGGAGTCCGGTCCGGGCGGTGCTGCTCACCGACGCCGAGCTGGACCACACCGCCGGGCTGCTGTCTCTGCGCGAGGGTGACGGCCTCACGGTGTACGCGACCGCCGCCGTCTTCCGCGCCGCCGCCCCGCTGCTCGCGATCCTCGGCGCGTACCAGCCGGTCCTCCGCCGGGTGCTCGAACCCGGGGTGGACACCCCTCTCGACGGGTACCTGAGCGTGCGCGCCCTGCCGACCGGCTCGACGAAGCTCCCCCGTTACGCCGCGCACCTGCCCGCCGACCCGGCCGGCGTCGTGGGCTACGTGTTCACCGGGCGGGGCGGCGCCGTCCTGGTCTACCTGCCGTGTGTGCCCGAGCTGACCCCCGACCTGGTCACGGAGCTGGAGGCGGCGGACTGCGCGCTGGTCGACGGCACGTGCTGGACCGACGACGAGATGGCGCTGGTCGGCCGGCCGGAGAAGACGTCCCGGTCGATGGGCCACGCGCCGGTCACCGGCCCCGGCGGCACCCTGCCGGTCCTGGCCGGGTTGGCCACCCCGCGCCGGATCTACACCCACCTGAACAACACCAACCCGCTGCTCGTCGAGGACTCCGCGGCCCGGCGCGCCGTCGAGGCGGCCGGCGTCGAGGTGGCCCACGACGGGATGGAGTTCGCGCTATGA
- the pqqC gene encoding pyrroloquinoline-quinone synthase PqqC, protein MTEQFVAELRRRATIYWEKHPFQQAMLAGELAPDAIRAFVSNRWYYQASLPRKDAAIIANCPVPAVRRRWLERIAYHDGAAEGEGGMADWLALCDAVGLDRADVLDPEKVLPGVRFAVDRYSAFAREASWVAGVASSLTELFAPDLMGRRIEAFRTHYPWIDPAGLAYFEKRCVQAPREAGHALEVVLEYARTAEQRAACADALTLKCEVLWAMLDALDHAYRGHR, encoded by the coding sequence ATGACGGAACAGTTCGTCGCCGAGCTGCGGCGGCGCGCCACGATCTACTGGGAGAAGCACCCTTTCCAGCAGGCGATGCTCGCCGGCGAGTTGGCCCCGGACGCGATCCGGGCCTTCGTCTCCAACCGGTGGTACTACCAGGCCTCGTTGCCGCGGAAGGACGCCGCGATCATCGCCAACTGTCCCGTGCCGGCCGTCCGCCGACGGTGGCTGGAGCGGATCGCCTACCACGACGGGGCGGCCGAGGGCGAGGGCGGGATGGCCGACTGGCTGGCGCTGTGCGACGCCGTGGGGCTGGACCGGGCGGACGTGCTCGACCCGGAAAAGGTGCTGCCCGGGGTGCGGTTCGCCGTGGACAGGTATTCCGCCTTCGCCCGGGAGGCGTCCTGGGTGGCGGGGGTGGCGTCCTCGCTGACCGAGCTGTTCGCGCCCGACCTGATGGGGCGGCGGATCGAGGCGTTCCGGACCCACTACCCGTGGATCGACCCGGCCGGGCTGGCCTACTTCGAGAAGCGGTGCGTGCAGGCCCCGCGCGAGGCCGGGCACGCCCTGGAGGTGGTCCTGGAGTACGCGCGGACGGCCGAGCAGCGGGCGGCGTGCGCGGACGCGCTGACCCTGAAGTGCGAGGTGCTGTGGGCGATGCTCGACGCGCTGGACCACGCGTACCGGGGGCACCGGTGA
- the pqqD gene encoding pyrroloquinoline quinone biosynthesis peptide chaperone PqqD: MIPRLAAHVALHWQPARGTWLLTRPESVVVLNETAADILTLCDGVRDVGEITRTLRRSYSDVEPAEVEELLADLARQRLVVLT, translated from the coding sequence GTGATCCCCCGGCTCGCCGCGCACGTGGCGCTGCACTGGCAGCCGGCGCGGGGCACGTGGCTGTTGACCCGGCCGGAGTCGGTGGTGGTGCTCAACGAGACGGCCGCGGACATCCTGACCCTGTGCGACGGGGTCCGCGACGTCGGGGAGATCACCCGGACCCTCCGGCGCAGCTACTCCGACGTCGAACCGGCCGAGGTCGAGGAGCTGCTGGCCGACCTGGCCCGCCAACGCCTGGTGGTGCTGACGTGA
- the pqqE gene encoding pyrroloquinoline quinone biosynthesis protein PqqE: protein MIPAPLGMLAELTHACPLHCPYCSNPVALAPRDSELSTQEWDRVFGEAAALGVVQAHLSGGEPLLRRDLDELVASCGRHGLYTNLITSGLGLDADRLARLPVDHVQISVQDATERASDDIAGTRSWARKITAARVVKDAGRPLTLNVVLHRANVDHVGAVIALAGELGADRLELAHTQYYGWALRNRAWLMPSMEQVLATAEVVRAARTRMEISYVLPDLHTGTPKPCTGGWGRTQLTVAPGGEVRPCAAADSLPLEFANVRDRSLDWIWYSSPSFNRFRGTDWMPDPCRSCALKDVDLGGCRCQAFQLTGDPGATDPVCRLSPDRHLVDAALAGPPQTAPFPRPHAPKGPSS, encoded by the coding sequence GTGATCCCCGCGCCGCTGGGGATGCTCGCCGAGCTCACCCACGCCTGCCCCCTGCACTGCCCCTACTGCTCCAACCCCGTGGCGCTGGCCCCGCGCGACTCCGAACTGTCCACCCAGGAGTGGGACCGGGTGTTCGGCGAGGCCGCCGCGCTCGGCGTCGTGCAGGCCCACCTGTCCGGCGGCGAACCGCTGCTCCGCCGGGACCTCGACGAGCTCGTCGCCAGCTGCGGGCGGCACGGGCTGTACACGAACCTGATCACCAGTGGGCTCGGGCTCGACGCCGACCGCCTGGCCCGGCTGCCGGTCGACCATGTCCAGATCAGCGTGCAGGACGCCACCGAGCGGGCCTCCGACGACATCGCCGGCACCCGGTCGTGGGCGCGGAAGATCACCGCGGCCCGGGTGGTGAAGGACGCCGGCCGGCCGCTGACCCTCAACGTCGTGCTGCACCGGGCCAACGTCGACCACGTCGGGGCGGTCATCGCGCTCGCCGGAGAGCTGGGCGCCGACCGGCTCGAACTCGCGCACACCCAGTACTACGGCTGGGCGCTGCGGAACCGGGCGTGGCTGATGCCGTCGATGGAGCAGGTGCTGGCGACGGCCGAGGTGGTGCGGGCGGCGCGTACCCGGATGGAGATCTCCTATGTTCTTCCCGACCTGCACACGGGCACGCCCAAGCCGTGCACCGGAGGCTGGGGCCGGACCCAGCTGACCGTCGCGCCGGGCGGAGAGGTGCGGCCCTGCGCCGCGGCCGACTCGCTGCCGCTGGAGTTCGCCAACGTCCGCGACCGGTCCCTGGACTGGATCTGGTACTCGTCGCCGTCGTTCAACCGCTTCCGGGGTACCGACTGGATGCCCGACCCGTGCCGGAGCTGTGCCCTCAAGGACGTCGACCTGGGTGGCTGCCGGTGCCAGGCGTTCCAGCTCACCGGCGACCCGGGCGCGACGGATCCGGTGTGCCGGCTGTCCCCCGACCGGCACCTCGTGGACGCGGCCCTCGCCGGGCCGCCACAGACCGCCCCCTTCCCCCGTCCGCACGCTCCGAAGGGTCCCTCCTCATGA
- a CDS encoding glycoside hydrolase family 88 protein, which produces MNLRRSTVLLGTVAALLLPPTGALALPDAAGYEAENGTLSQAVVESNHAGYTGTGFVNYDNVAGGYVEFTVPATTTGPATLTFRYANGTTGDRPLAVAVNGTATATAFPATGAWTTWRTVTVTATLVAGPNTVRATAATAAGGPNLDSVTVGGQAGTDWSVAVTDSTMRRKTPDTLGGWGYTEGLYLYGQYLVYQRTHDPRLLSYLRAWADRFVAADGSVGFSFNNLDQMQSGNVLLLLARETGQAKYQKAAKKIRDRLRTYPTTGDGGLIHATSKTGQLWADGSFMVVPFIIRYGHQFGEAQWGDDLAAQQLLVYASHLQQSNGLLLHAYDETRSQSWADRQTGLSSQYWCRAIGWYGMAAIDTLELLPADHPKRAAIVDSLRRLVAGYARYQDPATGRWFQVVDRGELAGNWTETSCSAMYAFTVDRAVQRGYVDASYQPVADRGYRGVLGKVGKNSDGLSDVADISVGTNVGDLNYYLSRTRATNDLHGLGAFLIMNEQLGPVG; this is translated from the coding sequence ATGAACCTGCGAAGAAGCACCGTCCTGCTCGGGACGGTGGCGGCGCTACTACTGCCCCCGACGGGCGCGCTCGCCCTGCCGGACGCCGCCGGCTATGAGGCCGAGAACGGCACGTTGTCCCAGGCCGTGGTCGAGTCCAACCACGCCGGGTACACCGGCACCGGGTTCGTCAACTACGACAACGTGGCCGGCGGGTACGTCGAGTTCACCGTGCCGGCGACCACGACCGGGCCGGCGACGCTGACGTTCCGGTACGCCAACGGGACCACCGGGGACCGGCCGCTCGCCGTGGCCGTCAACGGCACGGCCACGGCCACCGCGTTCCCGGCGACCGGCGCGTGGACCACGTGGCGGACGGTCACGGTGACCGCCACGCTCGTGGCCGGGCCGAACACCGTCCGGGCGACCGCGGCGACGGCGGCCGGCGGCCCCAACCTCGACTCGGTGACGGTCGGGGGCCAGGCCGGCACCGACTGGTCCGTGGCCGTGACCGACTCGACGATGCGGCGCAAGACCCCGGACACGCTCGGCGGCTGGGGCTACACCGAGGGGCTGTACCTGTACGGGCAGTACCTCGTCTACCAGCGCACCCACGACCCCCGCCTGCTGTCCTACCTGCGGGCGTGGGCGGACCGGTTCGTCGCCGCCGACGGGAGCGTCGGTTTCTCCTTCAACAACCTCGACCAGATGCAGTCGGGCAACGTGCTGCTGCTGTTGGCGAGGGAGACCGGGCAGGCGAAGTACCAGAAGGCGGCGAAGAAGATCCGGGACCGGCTGCGCACGTACCCGACCACGGGCGACGGCGGGCTGATCCACGCGACGAGCAAGACCGGGCAGCTGTGGGCGGACGGCTCGTTCATGGTGGTGCCGTTCATCATCCGGTACGGGCACCAGTTCGGCGAGGCCCAGTGGGGCGACGACCTTGCGGCCCAGCAGCTCCTCGTCTACGCCTCCCACCTCCAGCAGAGCAACGGGCTGCTGCTGCACGCCTACGACGAGACGAGGTCGCAGAGCTGGGCGGACAGGCAGACCGGCCTGTCCTCGCAGTACTGGTGCCGGGCCATCGGCTGGTACGGCATGGCCGCGATCGACACCCTCGAACTCCTCCCCGCCGACCACCCGAAACGCGCCGCGATCGTCGACTCGCTCCGCCGACTCGTCGCCGGGTACGCGCGCTACCAGGACCCGGCCACCGGGCGCTGGTTCCAGGTCGTCGACCGCGGCGAGCTGGCGGGCAACTGGACCGAGACGTCGTGCTCGGCGATGTACGCGTTCACGGTCGACCGGGCCGTCCAGCGCGGCTACGTGGACGCGTCCTACCAGCCGGTCGCCGACCGGGGCTACCGGGGCGTGCTCGGCAAGGTGGGAAAGAACTCCGACGGGCTGAGCGACGTGGCCGACATCAGCGTCGGCACGAACGTGGGCGACCTTAACTACTACCTGAGCCGCACCCGGGCCACGAACGACCTGCACGGCCTCGGCGCGTTCCTGATCATGAACGAACAGCTGGGCCCGGTGGGCTGA
- a CDS encoding IclR family transcriptional regulator, whose product MTRAIATRTQAMLPAPTPTAIAKAVAVLEALASHRRVSQLARATNLPVSTVHRILQEFVALGWVRDGDEHEYLLGPAVLRLAGRAGDDSDLARAARPALHALCEQSGYTVHFGVRQGDEAVYVDKLDGRGAYGMRSRVGATFPLHSTAIGKAILAALPDREMRAIISRTGLPPRTPRTIATIPSLVAHLSTIRVRRWSFDDEENVARIRCVAAVVVDHRNVPVGAVSVSGLVFDMERDQACRVAPHVVRAAHEVSAALGAQQYPRTAA is encoded by the coding sequence ATGACCAGGGCGATCGCTACCCGTACCCAGGCCATGCTCCCCGCACCGACCCCGACCGCGATCGCCAAGGCGGTCGCGGTGTTGGAGGCCCTGGCCAGCCACCGGCGGGTCTCCCAGCTCGCCCGGGCGACGAACCTGCCGGTGTCCACGGTGCACCGGATCCTGCAGGAGTTCGTGGCCCTGGGCTGGGTGCGCGACGGCGACGAGCACGAGTACCTGCTCGGGCCGGCGGTGCTGCGGCTCGCCGGCCGGGCCGGGGACGACTCGGACCTGGCCCGCGCGGCCCGCCCCGCCCTGCACGCCCTGTGCGAGCAGTCGGGCTACACGGTGCACTTCGGGGTCCGCCAGGGCGACGAGGCCGTCTACGTCGACAAGCTCGACGGCCGGGGCGCGTACGGGATGCGCTCGCGGGTCGGGGCGACGTTCCCGCTGCACAGTACGGCGATCGGCAAGGCGATCCTCGCCGCGTTGCCCGACCGGGAGATGCGCGCGATCATCAGCAGGACCGGGCTGCCGCCGCGCACCCCGCGCACGATTGCGACGATCCCGTCCCTGGTGGCGCACCTGTCCACGATCCGGGTCCGGCGCTGGTCGTTCGACGACGAGGAGAACGTGGCCAGGATCCGGTGCGTCGCGGCGGTGGTGGTGGACCACCGCAACGTGCCGGTGGGCGCGGTCAGCGTGTCCGGCCTGGTGTTCGACATGGAACGCGACCAGGCCTGCCGGGTCGCCCCGCACGTGGTCCGGGCGGCGCACGAGGTGTCGGCGGCCCTGGGCGCGCAGCAGTACCCGCGAACGGCGGCGTGA
- a CDS encoding RNA-guided endonuclease TnpB family protein, with product MSSRTVKRMYRYRFYPTETQAKELTRTFGCVRYVYNRVLAERSRLFLVESRVRALDPTDGRVGVDAGLTHLLTLSTGEKIDNPRHALAERRRLARAQQTLARKQKGSNNRVKARGRVARIHARIADRRSDLLHKVSTRLVRENQTVVIEDLAVHNMVKNRSLAYAISDAGWADLRRRIEYKSDWYGRELIVLNRWYPSTKLCSECGHLVDHVPLGTRSWTCPACNTAHDRDVNAARNILAAGLAERVNACGDHVSPPL from the coding sequence ATGAGTTCTAGAACTGTGAAGCGGATGTACCGCTACCGCTTCTACCCGACGGAAACTCAGGCCAAGGAACTGACGCGAACATTCGGCTGCGTGCGCTACGTCTACAACCGCGTACTCGCGGAGCGAAGTCGACTGTTCCTGGTGGAGTCCCGGGTGAGGGCTTTGGACCCCACCGACGGTCGCGTCGGCGTGGACGCGGGCCTGACGCACCTCCTGACCCTGTCCACCGGCGAGAAGATTGACAATCCTCGCCACGCGTTGGCCGAACGGCGTCGGCTCGCCCGCGCACAACAGACGCTGGCCCGCAAACAGAAAGGATCCAACAATCGCGTCAAGGCGCGCGGCCGCGTGGCGAGAATCCACGCCCGAATCGCGGATCGCCGTTCTGACCTTCTGCACAAGGTGTCCACCCGACTCGTCCGCGAGAATCAAACGGTCGTGATCGAGGACCTTGCGGTGCACAACATGGTCAAGAACAGATCCCTGGCCTACGCGATCTCCGACGCGGGATGGGCCGACCTGCGTCGCAGGATCGAATACAAATCCGACTGGTACGGACGGGAACTGATCGTTCTGAACCGCTGGTACCCCTCGACGAAGTTGTGCTCCGAGTGCGGACACCTCGTGGACCACGTCCCCCTGGGCACCCGGTCCTGGACCTGCCCGGCCTGCAACACCGCCCACGACCGCGATGTGAACGCCGCCAGAAACATTCTCGCCGCAGGGCTTGCGGAGAGAGTAAACGCCTGTGGAGACCACGTAAGTCCTCCTCTCTGA
- a CDS encoding SDR family oxidoreductase: MFDLAGRTALVTGARGGIGRATALALADAGADLVLWGRGPGAVDDVAALVAERGRAVSVVCADLDDAEVVREAAHRVLDRHTVDILVNNAGTIRRAPAAETTYADWRAVLDVNLDAVFLLCQLFGAPMRARGGGKIVNVASLLSFQGGVRVPAYAASKHGVAGLTKALANEWAGDAVNVNAIAPGYIGTANTAALRADPRREPEISTRIPAGRWGEPEDVAGAVVFLAAPASDYVHGHVLVVDGGWMAR; the protein is encoded by the coding sequence ATGTTCGACCTGGCCGGACGGACGGCGCTCGTCACCGGCGCGCGGGGCGGCATCGGCCGGGCCACGGCCCTGGCCCTCGCCGACGCCGGGGCGGACCTCGTCCTGTGGGGCCGGGGACCCGGCGCGGTCGACGACGTCGCCGCGCTGGTCGCGGAGCGGGGCCGTGCGGTGTCCGTCGTGTGCGCCGACCTGGACGACGCGGAGGTCGTCCGGGAGGCAGCCCATCGGGTCCTCGACCGGCACACGGTGGACATCCTGGTCAACAACGCCGGCACGATCCGCCGCGCCCCGGCCGCCGAGACGACCTACGCCGACTGGCGGGCCGTCCTCGACGTCAACCTCGACGCGGTGTTTCTGCTCTGCCAGCTGTTCGGTGCCCCGATGCGCGCCCGCGGCGGCGGCAAGATCGTCAACGTGGCCTCCCTGCTGTCGTTCCAGGGCGGCGTGCGGGTGCCGGCGTACGCGGCCAGCAAGCACGGGGTCGCCGGCCTCACCAAGGCCCTGGCGAACGAGTGGGCGGGCGACGCCGTGAACGTCAACGCGATCGCGCCGGGCTACATCGGCACGGCGAACACGGCGGCGTTGCGCGCGGACCCCCGGCGCGAGCCGGAGATCAGTACCCGGATCCCCGCCGGCCGGTGGGGCGAACCGGAGGATGTGGCGGGCGCGGTGGTCTTCCTGGCCGCGCCCGCGTCGGACTACGTGCACGGACACGTGCTCGTCGTGGACGGAGGGTGGATGGCCCGTTGA
- the kduI gene encoding 5-dehydro-4-deoxy-D-glucuronate isomerase, with the protein MHTRHATHPDEFVTLSTDELRSRFLVERLFVRDEVRLTLSHHDRVILGGAWPASGPLTLPVPAELRATAFCDRRELAVVCLSGPGGVTVGGSLYPMSAHDVLYVGRGSGPVTFDGEARFYLVSAPAHDSHPTTLARAAEVDALHLGDAAHANVRTVRRYVHADGIRSSQLVLGITSLAEGSVWNTMPCHTHERRTEAYLYFDLADGERVLHVAGPPDRTRSLVVADVQAVLSPPWSVHFGAGTAHYSFVWAMAGENTAYDDMDHVATGELR; encoded by the coding sequence GTGCACACCCGACACGCGACGCATCCGGACGAGTTCGTCACTCTGAGTACTGACGAGCTCCGGAGTCGGTTCCTCGTCGAACGGCTGTTCGTCCGGGACGAGGTGCGGCTGACCCTCAGCCACCACGACCGGGTGATCCTCGGCGGCGCATGGCCCGCCTCCGGTCCGCTGACCCTGCCGGTGCCGGCGGAGCTGCGCGCGACAGCGTTCTGTGACCGCCGCGAACTGGCCGTGGTGTGCCTGTCCGGCCCGGGCGGCGTCACGGTCGGCGGCTCTTTGTACCCGATGTCCGCCCACGACGTCCTCTACGTCGGCCGGGGCTCCGGCCCGGTCACCTTCGACGGCGAAGCCCGGTTCTACCTGGTCTCCGCCCCGGCCCACGATAGTCATCCGACGACACTGGCGCGGGCCGCGGAGGTGGACGCGCTGCACCTCGGGGACGCCGCGCACGCGAACGTCCGCACCGTCCGCCGCTACGTGCACGCCGACGGGATCCGCTCCAGCCAGCTCGTCCTCGGGATCACCAGCCTCGCCGAGGGCAGCGTGTGGAACACCATGCCGTGCCACACCCACGAGCGGCGCACCGAGGCGTACCTCTACTTCGACCTCGCCGACGGCGAGCGGGTCCTGCACGTGGCCGGACCGCCCGACCGGACCAGGTCCCTGGTCGTCGCCGACGTCCAGGCCGTGCTCAGCCCGCCGTGGTCGGTGCACTTCGGCGCGGGCACCGCCCACTACAGCTTCGTGTGGGCGATGGCCGGCGAGAACACCGCCTACGACGACATGGACCACGTCGCGACCGGGGAACTGCGGTGA